A genomic window from Neoarius graeffei isolate fNeoGra1 chromosome 5, fNeoGra1.pri, whole genome shotgun sequence includes:
- the LOC132885817 gene encoding mucin-3B-like, giving the protein MSSSIHSSSSIHNFSSIHTSSSIHNFSIHTSSSIHNFSSIHMSSSIHTSSSIHNFPSIHTSSSIYTSSSSHPSSSIHNFSSIHTSSSIHTSSSIHTSSSIYTSSSIHNFSSIHTSSSIYTSSSSHPSSSIHNFSSIHISSSIHTSFSIHNFSSIHTSSSIHMSSIHTSSFYTSSSIYTSSSIHNFFSIHNFSSIHTSSSIYMSSSIHNFSSIHTSSSIHTSSSIYTSSSIHNFSSIHTSSSIYTSSSSHPSSSIHNFSSIHMSSSIYMSSSIYTSSSSHTSSSIHNFSSIHTSSSIHYFSSIHTSSSIYISSSIHNFSSIYMPSSIHNFFSIHNFSSIHTSSSICTSSSIHMSSSIHTSSSIYTSSSIHTSSSIHNFSSIHMSSSIYMSSSIHNFSSIHTSSSIYTSSSSHPSSSIHNFSSIHMSSSIYMSSSIYTSSSIHNFSSIHTSSSIHNFSSIHMSSSIYMSSFIHNFSSIHTSSSIHTSFSIHNFSSIHTSSSIYTSSSIHNFSSIHTYSSIYTSSSSHPSSSIHNFSSIHTSSSIYMSSSIHNFSSIHTSSSIHTSFSIHNFSSIHTSSSIHTSSFYTSSSIHTSSSIYMSSSIHNFSSIHTSSSIHTSSSIHTSSSIYTSSSIHNFSSIHTSSSIYTSSSTTHPPPSTTSPPSTHPPPSTTSPPSTRPPRSTFPPPSTTSPPSTCPPPSTTSSPSTTSPPSTRPLPSARPPPSTSSSIHTSSSIYTSSSIHTSSSIHNFSSIHMSSSIYMSSSIHNFSSIHTSSSIYMSSSIHNFSSIHNFSSIHTSSSIHTSFSIHNFSSIHTSSSIHTSSFYTSSSIYTSSSIYMSSSIHNFSSIHTSSSIYTSSSIHNFSSIHTSSSIYTSSSSHPSSSIHNFSIHMSSSIYMSSSIHNFSSIHMPSSIYTSSSSHTSSSIHNFSSIHTSSSIHNFSSIHTSSSIYISSSIHNFSSIYMPSSIHNFFSIHNFSSIHTSSSICTSSSIHMSSSIHTSSSIYTSSSIHTSSSIHNFSSIHMSSSIYMSSSIHNFSSIHMSSSIHTSFSIHNFSSIHMSSIHTSSFYTSSSIYISSSIHNFFSIHNFSSIHTSSSICTSSSIHMSSSIHMSSSIYTSSSIHTSSSIHNFSSIHMSSSIYMSSSIHNFSSIYTSSSIHNFSSMYTSSSIHNFSSIHMSSFIHMFSFHTFSLHKSCCTPESSSIHTSLISDMNSLMISYTKKENKERPERERLPLAAGTCEGFDSSGQHKGFDSSGQHEGFNSSGQHKGFDSFGQRKGFDSSGQHKGFDLSGQCEGFDSSGQL; this is encoded by the exons ATGTCCTCCTCCATCCACTCATCTTCCTCCATCCACAACTTCTCCTCCATCCACACGTCCTCCTCCATCCACAACTTCTCCATCCACACATCATCCTCCATCCACAACTTCTCCTCCATCCACATGTCCTCCTCCATCCACACGTCCTCTTCCATCCACAACTTCCCCTCCATCCACACATCCTCCTCCATCTACACATCCTCCTCCAGCCACCCATCCTCCTCCATCCACAACTTCTCCTCCATCCACACATCCTCCTCCATCCACACGTCCTCCTCCATCCACACGTCCTCTTCCATCTACACATCCTCCTCCATCCACAACTTCTCCTCCATCCACACGTCCTCCTCCATCTACACATCCTCCTCCAGCCACCCATCCTCCTCCATCCACAACTTCTCCTCCATCCACATATCCTCCTCCATCCACACATCCTTCTCCATCCACAATTTCTCCTCCATCCACACGTCCTCCTCCATCCACATGTCCTCCATCCACACATCCTCCTTCTATACATCCTCCTCCATCTACACGTCCTCCTCCATCCACAACTTCTTCTCCATCCACAACTTCTCCTCCATCCACACGTCCTCTTCCATCTACATGTCCTCCTCCATCCACAACTTCTCCTCCATCCACACGTCCTCCTCCATCCACACGTCCTCTTCCATCTACACATCCTCCTCCATCCACAACTTCTCCTCCATCCACACGTCCTCCTCCATCTACACATCCTCCTCCAGCCACCCATCCTCCTCCATCCACAACTTCTCCTCCATCCACATGTCCTCCTCAATCTACATGTCCTCCTCCATCTACACATCCTCCTCCAGCCACACATCCTCCTCCATCCACAACTTCTCCTCCATCCACACATCCTCCTCCATCCACTACTTCTCCTCCATCCACACGTCCTCCTCGATCTACATTTCCTCCTCCATCCACAACTTCTCCTCCATCTACATGCCCTCCTCCATCCACAACTTCTTCTCCATCCACAACTTCTCCTCCATCCACACGTCCTCTTCCATCTGCACATCCTCCTCCATCCACATGTCATCCTCCATCCACACGTCCTCCTCCATCTACACATCCTCCTCCATCCACACATCCTCCTCCATCCACAACTTCTCCTCCATCCACATGTCCTCCTCGATCTACATGTCCTCCTCCATCCACAACTTCTCCTCCATCCACACGTCCTCCTCCATCTACACATCCTCCTCCAGCCACCCATCCTCCTCCATCCACAACTTCTCCTCCATCCACATGTCCTCCTCAATCTACATGTCCTCCTCCATCTACACATCCTCCTCCATCCACAACTTCTCCTCCATCCACACATCCTCCTCCATCCACAACTTCTCCTCCATCCACATGTCCTCCTCGATCTACATGTCCTCCTTCATCCACAACTTCTCCTCCATCCACACGTCCTCCTCCATCCACACATCCTTCTCCATCCACAACTTCTCCTCCATCCACACGTCCTCCTCCATCTATACATCCTCCTCCATCCACAACTTCTCCTCCATCCACACGTACTCCTCCATCTACACATCCTCCTCCAGCCACCCATCCTCCTCCATCCACAACTTCTCCTCCATCCACACTTCCTCCTCAATCTACATGTCCTCCTCCATCCACAACTTCTCCTCCATCCACACATCCTCCTCCATCCACACATCCTTCTCCATCCACAATTTCTCCTCCATCCACACGTCCTCCTCCATCCACACATCCTCCTTCTATACGTCCTCCTCCATCCACACGTCCTCTTCCATCTACATGTCCTCCTCCATCCACAACTTCTCCTCCATCCACACGTCCTCCTCCATCCACACGTCCTCCTCCATCCACACGTCCTCTTCCATCTACACATCCTCCTCCATCCACAACTTCTCCTCCATCCACACGTCCTCCTCCATCTACACATCCTCCTCCA CCACACATCCTCCTCCATCCACAACTTCTCCTCCATCCACACATCCTCCTCCATCCACAACTTCTCCTCCATCCACACGTCCTCCTCGATCTACATTTCCTCCTCCATCCACAACTTCTCCTCCATCTACATGCCCTCCTCCATCCACAACTTCTTCTCCATCCACAACTTCTCCTCCATCCACACGTCCTCTTCCATCTGCACGTCCTCCTCCATCCACGTCATCCTCCATCCACACGTCCTCCTCCATCTACACATCCTCCTCCATCCACACATCCTCCTCCATCCACAACTTCTCCTCCATCCACATGTCCTCCTCAATCTACATGTCCTCCTCCATCCACAACTTCTCCTCCATCCACACGTCCTCCTCAATCTACATGTCCTCCTCCATCCACAACTTCTCCTCCATCCACAACTTCTCCTCCATCCACACATCCTCCTCCATCCACACATCCTTCTCCATCCACAATTTCTCCTCCATCCACACGTCCTCCTCCATCCACACATCCTCCTTCTATACGTCCTCCTCCATCTACACGTCCTCTTCCATCTACATGTCCTCCTCCATCCACAACTTCTCCTCCATCCACACGTCCTCTTCCATCTACACATCCTCCTCCATCCACAACTTCTCCTCCATCCACACGTCCTCCTCCATCTACACATCCTCCTCCAGCCACCCATCCTCCTCCATCCACAACTTCTCCATCCACATGTCCTCCTCAATCTACATGTCCTCCTCCATCCACAACTTCTCCTCCATTCACATGCCCTCCTCCATCTACACATCCTCCTCCAGCCACACATCCTCCTCCATCCACAACTTCTCCTCCATCCACACATCCTCCTCCATCCACAACTTCTCCTCCATCCACACGTCCTCCTCGATCTACATTTCCTCCTCCATCCACAACTTCTCCTCCATCTACATGCCCTCCTCCATCCACAACTTCTTCTCCATCCACAACTTCTCCTCCATCCACACGTCCTCTTCCATCTGCACGTCCTCCTCCATCCACATGTCATCCTCCATCCACACGTCCTCCTCCATCTACACATCCTCCTCCATCCACACATCCTCCTCCATCCACAACTTCTCCTCCATCCACATGTCCTCCTCAATCTACATGTCCTCCTCCATCCACAACTTCTCCTCCATCCACATGTCCTCCTCCATCCACACATCCTTCTCCATCCACAACTTCTCCTCCATCCACATGTCCTCCATCCACACATCCTCCTTCTATACATCCTCCTCCATCTACATATCCTCCTCCATCCACAACTTCTTCTCCATCCACAACTTCTCCTCCATCCACACGTCCTCTTCCATCTGCACGTCCTCCTCCATCCACATGTCATCCTCCATCCACATGTCCTCCTCCATCTACACATCCTCCTCCATCCACACATCCTCCTCCATCCACAACTTCTCCTCCATCCACATGTCCTCCTCAATCTACATGTCCTCCTCCATCCACAACTTCTCCTCCATCTACACATCCTCCTCCATCCACAACTTCTCCTCCATGTACACATCCTCCTCCATCCACAACTTCTCTTCCATCCACATGTCCTCCTTCATCCACATGTTCTCCTTCCACACATTTTCTCTCCACAAGTCCTGCTGCACCCCTGAGTCATCCTCCATCCACACGTCCTTG ATCTCCGACATGAACAGTT tgaTGATTAGTTATACGAAGAAAGAGAATAAGGAGAGGCCGGAGAGGGAACGTCTGCCTCTCGCTGCTGGAAC